CCGTGCCCTGGGCCGTCATCGTGTCGGCCACCGCCTGCGCGCAATGGAACACGCCGCGCAGGTTGACGTCGATCACCGCGTCGAACTGCGCCAGGCTCATCTTCTGCAGGCGCGCGTCCTTGGTGATGCCGGCGTTGTTGACCAGCACGTCGATGCGGCCGAACTCCTCCAGCACCGCGGCCACCATCAGGTCCACCGAGACCCGGTCGGTCACGTCGACGATATGGCCCAGCGCGGTGGCGCCCAGCGCTTCGCAGGCCCTGACCGCGGCCTGCACGCCCTCGGGCTTGAAGTCGCAGATCACGACATGGGCGCCCTCGCGGGCGAACTTCAGCGCGGTGGCCAGGCCGATGCCCTGGGCGGCGCCGGTGATGATGCAGACCTTGTTGGCAAGGCGAAGTGATGGGCTCATAGCTGGAGGAAGTCGGTCAGTTCGTGGAGGTAGTCGTCGAAGTCCGAGAGGCCATGGTCGCTGCCTTCCAGCAGCTTGATGCGGGCGGCCGCGTAGCGGGCCTGCATCTCGCGCCAGTCCAGCACCTCGTCGCCCTTGGCGATCACGGCCAGATAGCGCTCGGGGCGGGTCAGCGGCCCGTCCAGCGTCAGCGCGCGCAGCTCGCCGACGAATTCGGGCCGGAAGTAGAAATGCTGGCTCGGGTCCTGCCAGCAGCTCTGCTCGCCCAGATAGGCGGCCAGGTCGCCCGCCGGGTCGACGGCCGGGTTCAACAGCACCGCCGGCACCCCCAGGCGCTCGGCCAGCAGGGTCGCGTAGAAGCCGCCCAGCGAGCTGCCCATCAGGGCCATCGATTCGCGCGGCCAGTCGGCCACCAGGCTTTCGGCCAGCGCGATCGCCTCGGCCGGCGAGGGCGGCAGCTGCGGGCAGGCAAAGCGCAGGTCCGGGCGCCGCTCGGCCACCCAGGCCGCCATGCGCCGCGCCTTGGCCGACAGCGGCGAGGAGCGGAAGCCGTGCAGGTAAAGCAGGTGGGTGGTGGTTTTAGTTGAAGTCTTCTCGGGAGCCATGGCGGGGCAGTCTATCGGGCCGCCCCGCGGCGGTCTGTCCGCTGGGCGTCTGTGCGTTCGGGTTTTGTGCGCACAGCGCGCGGGGTCATGCGATGAGGCGCGGATTCGAGGCGCTGGCTGGCGTTGCGCCGCATTGACGTTGGGGCCAACCCGGGGGACAGTTGCCCACCTTCAATTTCTACCCCCAACCCGGCCGGCAGGCGGGCCTACCGGCCCGCGCCGCCCCGCTGACGATATAGAGAAGAGTGAGTGTCTGCATGAGTCCTGTCGACAAATCCGGTCTGACCCTGGTCGCCGCCGCGGCCGTCCTGCTGCTGAGTGGCTGCGCCACGACCACCACCGCGCCCGAGGGCAGCAAGCCGGCCGCCAGCGCCGCCGCTGCGCCCGCCAACGGCGCCTCGGCGCCGGCCTCGGTGCCCGGTGCTGCTAGCGCCGCCGCCGCCAAGCCGCCCGCCGACCCGAGCGCGCCCAAGCCCTTTGCCGATGTGATCAAGGGCGCCAAGGTCGACGACGGCCTGTTCCCGCTGTGGCGCAAGGACGAGAAGACCTGGATCGAGATCCCGAAGGACTGGCTGAACAAGCCCTTCCTGTTCACGGTCAATGTCGCCAACGCGGTCGGCGAGCGCGGCCTGTACGCCAGCCAGATGAACGACAGCGACATGGTCGAGTTCCGCAAGGTCGGCAACCAGATCCAGCTGATCGCGCTGAACACCAAGTTCCGCGCCGTCGCGGATCAGGGCAGCAAGCGCGCGATCGAGCAGGCCTTCTCGCCCAGCCTGCTGGGTTCCAGCGTGGTGGCCAGCGCCGAGCATCCGGAGCGCAAGTCCATCCTGGTCGACGCCGGCTTCCTGCTGGCCGACATCCCCGGCTATTCCACCCGCCTGGAAATGGCCTACCGCCTGCCCTTCTCGGTCGACAAGGCGAACTCGCATTTCGAGGCCGCCCGTGCCGATGCCCGGCTCTCGACCCTGACCGCGCGCCTGCATTACGCCACGCCGCGCATCCCCGCGCCGCCGCTGACCCCGCCGCCGGTGCCGGTGCCGACCCCGCCGCAGGCCACGCCGGATCCGCGCAGCCTGTTCATCAGCTTCGTCTACAACTTCGCGGCCCTGCCCGACGAGCCGATGGCCGTGCGCCAGGCCGACCCGCGCCTGGGCCATTTCGCCGAGTCTTTCACCGACCTGGGCGGCGACCTGAAGGCGAACCCGCGCGTGCACTACATCAACCGCTGGCGCCTGGAGAAGAAGGACCCGACCGCCGCGCTGTCCGAGCCGGTCAAGCCGATCACCTTCTGGATGGACAAGAACATCCCGGTGAAGTATCGCGGCGCGGTCGAGGCCGGCATCCTGGAATGGAACAAGGCCTTCGAGAAGATCGGCTTCAAGAACGCGGTGCTGGCCAAGCAGCAGCCCGACGATGCCGATTGGGACAATATGGACGCCGGCCACGCCTCGGTGCGCTGGTTCGTCGGCGCCGACGTCGGCTTCGCGATCGGCCCCAGCCACAAGGACCCGCGCAGCGGCGAGATCATCGATGCCGACATCGGCATGAGCGATGTGTTCGCGCGCGGCTCGCGCCGCATGATCGTCGAGGACGTCGGCATGAGCAGCGAGCAGCGCCTGGCCCAGCTGACCGCGTCCTGGAAGAACGGCCGCCCGTCCGCCGAGGCCTATTGCAACTACGCGCATGAGGCCGCCGCCGAGATGAACTTCGCGCTCGACCTGCTGGAAGCGCGCGGCGACATCGCGCCGGACAGCCCCGAGGCCGAGGCCTTCGTGCAGGCGGTGATCAAGGACACCATGATGCACGAGGTGGGTCACACCCTGGGCCTGAAGCACAACTTCAAGGCCTCGACCACGATCAGCCGCGAGCAGCTCAAGGACAAGGCCTTCACCGAGAGCAAGGGCATCTCCGGCTCGGTGATGGACTACAACGCCTACAACCTGGCGCTGAAGGGCGAACCGCAGGCCGCCTTCAACAACACCGCGCTGGGCCCCTACGACTACTGGGCGATCGAGTACGCCTACAAGCAGATCCCGGCCGAGCAGGAGAAGGCCGAGCTGGCCCGCATCGCCGCGCGCAGCACCGAGCCGGCGCTGGCCTATGCCGACGACGCCGATGCCGGCGGCTTCGGCCCCTACGATGGCCTGGACCCGCTGGCGAATCGCTTCGACCTGGGCGACGACCCGCTGGCCTATTACAAGAAGCGCCTGAAGCTGTCGCAGGAGCTGTGGACCCGCGTGCAGGACCGCAAGCCCCAGGTCGGCGACGACCCGCTGCGCCAGCGCCGCGCGCTGCTGGCCGGCTTCAACCAGCTGCACCGCGCCGCCGAACTGGTGGGCAAGTATGTCGGCGGCATGCATGCGCTGCGCGACCTGCCCGGCACCACCGGCCGCCCAAGCTTCAAGCCGGTCGAGCCCGCCAAGCAGCGCGAGGCCCTGCAGTTCCTGGCCACCGGCCTGTTCAGCGAATCGAGCTTCCGCTTCAAGCCCGAGCTGCTGTCCACCCTGACCCTGGACTACAACGAGTGGGAACGCGGCGTGCCGCTGAACCTGTCGGCCAGCGTCGCGCGCGTGCAACTGGTCGCGCTGGACCGCCTGCTGAGCCCCGGCACCGCCACCCGCATGCTGGACCTGCCCGCCTATGTCGAGCCGGCGCAGCGCCGCGGCATGATCTCGCTGAACGAGGTCTACGCCACCCTGCAGGGCTCGGTGTGGAGCGAACTGAAGAGCGGCGCCGAGATCGACCGCCTGCGCCGCAACCTGCAGCGCGAGCATCTGAAGCGCCTGCAGGCCCTGCTGACCAAGGGCTCGGCCGCGCTGCCGCCGGACGCGCTCTCGCTGCTGCGCTACAACGCCACCCAGCTGCAGTCCGAGCTGCGCGCCGCGGCGGGCAAGGGCGGCCAATCGGTCGAGACCCGCGCCCATCTGGCCGAAAGCCTGACGACGCTGACCGAGGCGCTGCGCGCCACGATGCAGCGCGCCAGCTGATGGCCCGCGCGTTCACGCAGACCCGCGCCGCAAGGCGCGGGGCCTGGCGCCGTCCGGCGCTGGCGGCGGCGCTGCTGCTGGCGCTGGGTGCCACTCAGGCCCAGCCGGTCCCGCCGCCCGGCGGCGCGCCGGCCGCGGCCGCCGCCCCGCTGAAGCCCTTCGACGAGATCGTCAAGGGCGCGCAGGCCGGCAGCGGCCTGTTCACGATCTGGCGCCGCGAGAACAAGGTCTGGCTCGAGATCCCGCTGTCGCAGCTCGACAAGCCCTTCCTGTTCTCGGTCAACTTCGCCAACTCGATCGGCGAGCGCGGCCTCTACGCCAGCCAGATGGGTCCCAGCTGGCCGGCGGTGTTCCGCCGCGTCGGCCGCCAGGTGCAGCTGCTGGCGCTGAACGAGAAGTTCCGCGCCCGCGGCAGCGAGGGCAGCCCGCTCGCGGTGGCGCAGGCCTTCTCGCCCAGCCTGCTGGCCGCCGGCGCGCAGGCCGCCGAGGTCCATCCGCAGCGCCAGTCCCTGCTGGTCGACGCTTCAGGCCTGCTGCTGGCCGACATCCCCGGCATGTCGACCCGGCTGGAGGCGGCCTTCCGCCTGCCCTATGCGGTGGACCGCGCCAACTCGAGCTTCGTCGCGACCCGCGCTGAGGCCACGCTGGCGACCCTGAGCGCGCGCCTGCATTTCGCGCTGCCGCGCATCCCCGCGCCGCCGCTGGTTCCGGGCCCGGCCCTGCCGCCGCCGCCCGCGGCGATCCCGGATGTGCGCAGCTTCTTCCTGGACTATGTCTACAGCTTCGCGGCCCTGCCCGAGACGCCGATGGCGCCGCGCGAGGCGGACCCGCGCCTGGGCCATTTCACCGAGTCCTTCACCGACCTCGGCGGCGACCTGAAGGCGAATCCGCGCGTGCACCACATCAAGCGCTGGCGCCTGGAGAAGCAGGACCCGGCGGCCGCGCTGTCGGAGCCGGTCAAGCCGATCACCTTCTGGCTGGACAAGAACATCCCGCTCAAGTACCGGCCGGTGGTCGAGGAAGCCATCCTCGAATGGAACAAGGCCTTCGAGAAGATCGGCTTCAAAAACGCGCTGGTGGTCAGGCAGCAGCCCGACGATGCCGACTGGGACAATATGGACGCCGGCCATGCCTCGGTGCGCTGGTTCCTCGGCGCCGATGTCGGCTTCAATATCGGCCCGAGCCGCGCCGACCCGCGCAGCGGCGAGATCATCGACGCCGACATCGGCCTCAGCGATGCCTTTGGCCGCGGCGCCCGCCGCATGCGGGTCGAGGACATCGGCGAAAGCAGCGAGGAGCGCCTGGCCGCCCTGACGGCCGCCTGGCGCGGCGAGGCGCACGAGGTCTGCGAGGAGGGGCGCCTGAGCGCCGAGCAGGCCGAGTTCGCGCTGGAGCTGCTGGAAGCGCGCGAGGACCTGGCGCCGGACAGCCCCGAGGTCGAGGCCTTCGTGCGCTCCACCATCAAGGGCACGATGATGCACGAGGTGGGCCATACCCTGGGCCTGAAGCACAACTTCAAGGCCTCCACCACGATGTCTCTGGCCCAGCTGTCGGACAAGGGCTTCACCGACGCGCACAGCATCGCCAACTCGGTGATGGAATATGTGCCGGTGAACCTGGCGCTGCGCGGCGAGCCGCAGGGCGGCTACCACCGCTCCGCGCTCGGGCCCTACGACTACTGGGCGATCGAGTACGCCTACAAGCCGATCGAGGCCGGGCGAGAGAAGGCCGAGCTGGCCGCGATCGCCGCGCGCAGCAGCGAGCCGGCCCTGGTCTATGGCGACGATGCCGACGCCGGCACCGGCGGCGTCTACGACGGCATGGACCCCTTCATCAACCGCTTCGACCTGGGCAACGAGCCGCTGGCCTATTACCGCAAGCGCCTGAAGCTGTCGCAGGAGCTGTGGACCCGTGTGCAGGAGCGCAAGCCGCTGGCCGGCGACGATCCGCTGCGCCAGCGCCGCGCGCTGCTGGCCGGCTTCAACCAGCTGGCCACCATCGCCGAGCTGAGCGCCAAGTTCGTCGGCGGCATGCACACCCTGCGCGATCTGCCCGGCAGCACCGGCCGGCCGAACTTCCGGCCGGTCGAGCCGGCCCTGCAGCGCGAGGCCCTGCGCTTCATCGCCGAGGACCTGCTGGGCAGTGCGGCGTTCCGCTTCCAGCCGCGCTTCCTGGCCGGCCTGACGCCGGACTACAACGAGCGCGACCGCGGTGCGCCGCTGAGCGTGCCGGCCGCGGTGTCTCGGGTGCAGCGCGCCGCGCTGGACCGGCTGCTGAGCCCGGGCACCGCGGGCCGCCTGCTGGACCAGCCGGCCTATCTGGAGTCGGCGCAGCGCCGCGGCCTGATCTCGCTCAGCGAGGTCTACGCCAGCCTGCAGGACGCGGTCTGGAGCGAGCTCAGGCGCCAGGGCGAGGGTGGCGAGATCGACCCGCTGCGCCGCAACCTGCAGCGCGAGCATCTGCGGCGCCTGCAGGGCCTGCTGACGCGCGGCCCCGGCGCCCTGCCGCCCGAGGCCGCGGCCCTGCTGCGCCACCAGGCCATCCGGCTGCAGGCCGAGCTGCGCCAGGCGCTGGGCCGCAGCGGCGGCCACTCGGTCGAGACCCGCGCGCATCTGGACTACAGCCTGTCCGCGCTGGAGGCGGCGCTGCGCGCGACGATGCAGCGCGGCTGAGTCTTTGTTGAGCCCATCGAAAAAGCCGGCGCATGCGCCGGTTTTTTTTGACTCTGGTTCGCTGATTCGCGATCTCCCGGCGCGGCCTTGATAACCCCTGCGCAGTGCCGGCTGGCGCCGGGACGCGGGCGTGCGCAATTGCTCCGTGTCCCCCGGCCGCTTCGCAGCCTCCTCCTTGACCTGCGCAATTGCGCACACCCGCATCCCGGCTTTTCCACCGCAAGGTTTTCGCGGAGAAAGCCAAACGCAGTGCCGAGCAGGAGGGTGGGTAGGCCTGATGCGGAGGTTAAGGAGGAGGCCGCGAAGCGGCCGGGGGATTGAGCCCGGACACCGGAAGTCCGGTGGACTTCCGGTGCCTGGCGAAAGCCAGGGCCGCGAGGCTCTGGCAGGCAGCAGCAGGCCCGCCCATCCTCCTGCGCCCAGGCAGCCTTCGCCTTCGCAAGAAGCCTTTTTCCTTGTGGCGCCGCTTATTCCTGCGGCCGGCGGCGCGGCGGGCGGCGCCGGCGTTGCTGGGCGCTGCCCTCGGCGGGCGCCGCCTGCGCCTCCAGCGGCCGGCCCTCGCGCCGCTCCACCGCGACGATGCCCCACACCGCCATGAACATCGCCGCGATCAGCGGGCCGATCACGAAGCCGTTCAGGCCAAAGATGGCCATGCCGCCCAGGGTGGAGATCAGCACCACATAGTCGGGCATCTTGGTGTCCTTGCCGACCAGCAGTGGGCGCAGCAGGTTGTCGACCAGGCCGATCACCAGCACACCGTAGGCGATCAGGCCCAGGCCGGGCCAGACGGCGCCGGTGGCCAGGAAGTACAGCGCCACCGGCAGCCACACCAGGCCCGCGCCGACCGCCGGCAGCAGCGACAGGAAGGCCATCAGCACCGCCCACAGCACCGGCGCATGCACGTCCAGCAACCAGAAGGCCAGGCCGCCCAGCGCGCCCTGGATCGCCGCGACGACGATATTGCCCTTCACCGTCGCGCGGATCACGGTGGCGAACTTCTCGCCCAGCTCGCGCTTGTAGCGGCCATGCAGCGGCAGCGCGTCGCGGATGCGGCGCGCCAGCGCCTCGCCGTCGCGCAGCAGGAAGAACATCAGGTACAGGCTGATGAAGAAGCCGACCAGGAAGTCGAAGGTGTCCTGGCCGAAGCTCAGCGCCTTGGCCGCCAGCACCTGGCTGCCCTGGTTCAGCGCCGCCACCAGCTTCTCCTGCAGCAGGGCCAGATTGGACAGGCCGGCGCGGTCCAGCAGCTGGGTCAGCCAGCCGGGCAGGGCGGCATAGATCTGCTGCACATAGGTGCTGAAGCTGAACTCGCCGGACTTGACCTTGCCATACAGCGCCGTGCCCTCCTGCACCAGCGAGGCCGCCACCAGGGTCAGCGGCAGGATCACCAGCAGCAGGATCACGACGATGGTGCTCAGCGCCGCCGCGGTGCGCCGCGTCGGGCCGAAGCGGGCCAGCAGCGCGCGGTTCAGCGGCGCGAACACCAGGGCCATCGCGGTGCCCCACAGCACCGCGCCGTAGAAGGGCAGCAGGATCCAGCCGAAGGCCAGGGTCACCAGCACCAGCATCACGGCAAAGCTCCTGTCGTGCAGGGCGGGGGCGTCGTCCTCGGGCAAAGTCGGCATGGGGGCGGTCGGTCGCTTGCGGCCAGCGGTTGTGTTGCGCGCATCGTAGCGGCAACGGCGACGGCACTCGTCGCCGGGCGGCAATCGCGCTAGATTCGAGGCTCCTCGTCCAGCCTGCCGGAGCCTGTTGCCATGGAGCCTCTACCCCGCATCGTGATGAGTTTCTCCCCCGACGATCAGGCCTGGCTGCGCCGCTCGCAGATCGCCGTGCCCAAGTTCTGGGCCAGCCATGGCACGGCGCCGCTGGCCGGCGACGCGCTGCGCATCGGCGGGCGCCAGTTCCTCATCCAGGCGCGCGTCTGGGAGGCCGATGCGGAGGGGCCGCTGCTGCACCTCTTCATCGGCAGCAGCCACGCGCAGAGCGACACGGTGTTCGGCTGAACCGGGATCAGGCCCAGCGGCGCCGGCTCAAGGCCAGCGCGCCCAGGGCGCCCAGGCCCAGCGCCAGCGAGGCCGGCTCGGACACCGGGTTGGCGGCCTCGACGCGGTAGCTGCCGCTGGCGCGCAACACCTCGTCGGCGAAATGAAAGCGCGCGCCGGCGATGTCGGTGGCGCCGTCCTCCACCCTAAAGCCGGGATAGCCGCCGACGCTGCCGTCCAGGCCGACCAGTTCGCCGAAGTGGTAGACCGCCATCAGCTCGCGATCGGGGTCGGTGTCGATCGTGTAGCCCAGCAGCGAGAAGCGGTAGTCGCTGATCGCGATCAGCTGGCGCGCCTCGCTCAACTCGATGCGCGAGGTGTCGAGCTCGAAGCGGCCGCTGAGCCGCTGCCCGATCGCCCGTTCCGGCTGGACCCAGGAGAAGGGCGAGCTGGCGCTGTCGATCAGGCCGGTGATCGTGAAGACCGAGGCCTGGGCCTGCAGGCTGGCGGTCAGGGCCGCGCCGGCGGCCAGCAGACGCAGAAAGGGAGGAAGACGCATGATGGAAAAACCCTCGTGACATGGTTCTGGCCGGGGCTTGTCGAGGGGCGCCCGGTCCGACCGCGATCGCGGCTGGTCGCCAGCCTAGGTGTCGGGCGTTGACGCAGCGTTGAACCCCACCCCTGGGGTCAGGGCTTGCCAGGCGTCCCGGTGATCGGCCAGGCCGGCCGCGGCGGGCAGCCGCCGCAGCAGGCCGCGCAGCGCGCGCTCGGCCGCGCCGCCCTGCTGCCAGCGCAGGCGGCTGCTCAGGCCGCGCAGCAGCAGCAGGCCGGCGCCCATCGCGCGGGCGCGGCGCAGGCCCTGCGCGAAGGCGGTGCGCACCTCGGCCCGGCCCGCGCCCAGCTGGATCAAGGCCAGGGCGCGCAGGCGCCAGAGTTCCGGCTCCAGGTAATGCTCCAGGCGCAGCCGCGCCTTGGCGAGCGCCTCTTCGATGCGCTCCAGCGCCTCCCGCGGCCGCCGCAGCGCCACCAGCGCGTCGGCCAGCAGCGACAGGAAGGTGGCCTCGGTGCTGGGCATGGCCAACGCGGCGACGGCCACCGCGCCCTGGATCGAGGCCAGGCCCTGCGCCTCGCCGCGCGCGGCCTGGGCCCAACCCAGCACCAGCAGGGCGGCCGCGCGCCAGAAGGCCAGATCATGGGTCTCCGCCAAGCTCAGCAGCTCCGCGGCATGGCGCTCCGCCAGGGCCGGCCGGCGCAGGCGCTGCTGCAGCACCGCGGCCATCGCCAGCGTGTAGGCCTCGGTATGGGCATGGCGCAGATCGCGCGCGGCGGCCACCGCGCGTTCGGCCTGCTGCTCGGCTTCGCCGGCGCGGCCCTGCAGCGCCAGCACCCAGGCGCGCAGGCCGGCGGCCGTGATGCCGCCATGCTCGCCGAAGCGGCCGATCAGCAGGCCGGGGTTGAGCGGCCGGGCCTGCGCGGCGGCGCGCTCCAGCCAGGCATCGGCCTCGGCGAGCCGGCCCAGGAAGAAGCTGTTGTTGCCCAGCGCATAGGCGGCCTGCGCCGCCGCGGCCGGGTCCTGCTGGCGCTGCGCCTCCTCCAGCAGATGGCGCGCATGGTCCAGCGCGTCGCGGTCGGCGCCGCTGCGGCTGCCCAGCCACAGGCCCCACAGCGCCTGGAAGCGCGCCTCCTCCTGCGCCGCCGCGCCGCCGGCCAGCGCCAGCGCGCGCTCGAAGCCCCGGCGCGCGGCAGCGCTGCCATAGCCCTCGGCGGCCAGCAGCGCATTGCCCAGCGCCAGCTGCAGTGGCAGCTCCAGCGCGTCCAGCGCCGGCCCCTGCGGCTGCGGCGGCAGCTGCAGCGCGAGCAGGCCCTGGCGCAGCGCATGGGCGGCCTCGGCCGGGGCCGACAGGGTGGCCGCGCGCCGGCCGGCCAGCAGCCAGTAATGGGCGGCCAGGCGGTCGCCGGCGGCGCTGAGCTGGTCCGCCAGCAGGGCCGGCAGCGCGGCGCCGAGGCTGGCCATCGGCCCCAGCAGCGCATCGGCCAGGCGGCGGTGCAGCGCGCGGCGCGGCGTTGGTGAGAGCGACTGGTAGGCGGCCTCGCGCATCAGCGCATGGCGGAACTGCCAGGGCGCGGTCGCGGCATCGCCGCTGCCCGGCTGGCGCTGCAGCAGGCCGGCCGCCTCCAGCTCGCCCAGGCGCCGCTGCAGGCGCGCCGCCGGGGCCGTGTGCAGCTGCTGCAGCAGGGCCGGCGTGAAGCTGGCGCCGATCACCGCGGCCGCCTGCGCCAGCTGCCGGGCTTCGGGGTCGACCCGGTCCAGCCGCGCGGCCAGCAGGTCCCAGAGCCGGCCGGGCATCGGCTCGCCGGGATGCTGGCGCAGCGAGCGGGCCAGCTCCTCGGCATACAGCGGCACACCCTCGGCGCGGCGCAGCAGGGCCTCGATCTGGCCGGCATCCTCCAGACCCAGGCCGGTGATCAGCTCGCGCATCGGCGCCGGCGGCAGCGGTTCCAGCGGCAGCGTCTCGACGTCGGCCAGGGCCGGCGGCGCGGCCTCGCGCGAGCTCAGCAGCAGCAGGCGCGGTCGGTCGGGGCGCTGCAGCAGCCGGGCCAGCAGGCCCAAGGTGGAGGCATCGGCCCAATGCAGGTCCTCGACCAGCAGCAGGCGCAGCGCGCCGCCGTCCGCCCGGCGGCCGAGCAGCGCGCACAACAGTGCCTCGTCCTCCTGGCGGCTGCCGCTGCGCCCCGGGGCGCCCTGCGTCGGCGGCTGCGGCAGCAGCAGGCGTTCCAGCACCGCGGCCTGGGTGGCAGCATCCAGGCCGGCCTCGTCCAGCAGGCGCCGGCGCGCCGCGGCCTCGTCCTCGCGATGCAATGCCTGCAGCGCGAGCAGGCGCTGGCGCAGCGCGGCGATGCAGGGGTGGTAGGGGCTGCTGTGCTGGAACTCGGGCTGGCAGGCCAGCTGCAGCCATGACCCGGCCCGGGGGTCGGGCTGTTCCAGCAGGGCCTGCAGCAGCCGGGTCTTGCCCAGGCCGGGCTCGCCCTGCACCAGCAGGGCCTGGCCGTCGGCCTGGCGCCAGGCCTGCCGCAGCCGCGCCAGCTCGCGCTGGCGCCCGATCATCGGCGCGGCTGCGGGTGTGGTCGCCGCATCCTGCCCCAGCAGCCGGGCCTCGCCCTCGGCCAGCGGCGCGCAGCGGAAGTCCGGCGGCAGCTGGGCCGCCAGCTCGGCGCTGAGCCGGATCTCGTCCGGCCCGGCCAGCAGGGCCAGGCGGCGCGCGCGGCGCGACAGCGCGCCGGCACCGTCGGGCGAGCTCTGGCGCGGATCGGCATGGACCCAGCCGGCATGCAGGCCGAGCCGCGGCGCAGCCGGCTCCTGCCGCTGCCGCAGCAGCTCGCGCAGCTGCAGCGCGGCCAGCAGGGCCTGGCGCGGCGCCTGCTCCTGCGCGCGCGGATGGCCGAAGAAGGCCAGCAGCTCGCCGCCCTCGGCGCGCTGCACGAAGCCGCCCCGGGCCTGCAGCGCGGCGCTCAGCTCGGCCTGCAGGGCGGGCAGCCGGTGCGCGAGCAGCTCGGGGTCGGCGGCCGGGTCCTCGGCCTCAAGCTCGCAGGCCAGCGCGACGACGCGGCGGCGCTCGATCGGGGCCGCCGCGGCATTGTTGGCCGCGGGCGGGGCCGCGCGCAGGCGCTGCGCCAGGGCCAGGCTGTCGGCCTCGGGCTGCAGGCCCAGCTCGGCCTGCAGGCGCTGGCGGAACTGCTCGAACAGGTTGAGCGCCGCGTTCCGGTCCGGCCCCAGCAATCGCATGCAGCAGCGCAGCAGCGCCTCGTTCCAGGGCGCGAGGTCCAGGCCGCGGCGCGCGGCCGCCAGCGCCTCGGCCGTCTGGCCGGCGCGCTCCAGGCCGAGGGCCAGGTCTTGCTGCTGGCGCTGGGCCAGGCTCAGCAGGGCCTCGCGCCGCGGCGCCAGCCAGTCCTGCAGCGCGGCCAGACCGTCCAGCGCCAGGCCATCCAGCAGCGGGCCGCGGTAGAGGGTCAGGTGTTGTGCCAGCGCGGCGAGATCGTCCGGCGCCGGGGCGGCGGCGAAGTCGAGCGCGTCGACGCGCCAGCCCAGCGCCGGGTTCAGGGCCAGCTGCTTCTTGTTGTCGCCCAGCAGCGGCGGCGCGAGCGGCTCCAGCGGGGCGAGGGCGTGGCGCAGGTCGAAGATCGCGCGGCGCAGAT
This genomic stretch from Roseateles sp. DAIF2 harbors:
- a CDS encoding AAA family ATPase, with product MNPARALPVEPPRLLLLGGCELRIAARAAPLDFPYDKVRLLLALLALDARAWPRERLAELLWPQSEAAQARANLRRAIFDLRHALAPLEPLAPPLLGDNKKQLALNPALGWRVDALDFAAAPAPDDLAALAQHLTLYRGPLLDGLALDGLAALQDWLAPRREALLSLAQRQQQDLALGLERAGQTAEALAAARRGLDLAPWNEALLRCCMRLLGPDRNAALNLFEQFRQRLQAELGLQPEADSLALAQRLRAAPPAANNAAAAPIERRRVVALACELEAEDPAADPELLAHRLPALQAELSAALQARGGFVQRAEGGELLAFFGHPRAQEQAPRQALLAALQLRELLRQRQEPAAPRLGLHAGWVHADPRQSSPDGAGALSRRARRLALLAGPDEIRLSAELAAQLPPDFRCAPLAEGEARLLGQDAATTPAAAPMIGRQRELARLRQAWRQADGQALLVQGEPGLGKTRLLQALLEQPDPRAGSWLQLACQPEFQHSSPYHPCIAALRQRLLALQALHREDEAAARRRLLDEAGLDAATQAAVLERLLLPQPPTQGAPGRSGSRQEDEALLCALLGRRADGGALRLLLVEDLHWADASTLGLLARLLQRPDRPRLLLLSSREAAPPALADVETLPLEPLPPAPMRELITGLGLEDAGQIEALLRRAEGVPLYAEELARSLRQHPGEPMPGRLWDLLAARLDRVDPEARQLAQAAAVIGASFTPALLQQLHTAPAARLQRRLGELEAAGLLQRQPGSGDAATAPWQFRHALMREAAYQSLSPTPRRALHRRLADALLGPMASLGAALPALLADQLSAAGDRLAAHYWLLAGRRAATLSAPAEAAHALRQGLLALQLPPQPQGPALDALELPLQLALGNALLAAEGYGSAAARRGFERALALAGGAAAQEEARFQALWGLWLGSRSGADRDALDHARHLLEEAQRQQDPAAAAQAAYALGNNSFFLGRLAEADAWLERAAAQARPLNPGLLIGRFGEHGGITAAGLRAWVLALQGRAGEAEQQAERAVAAARDLRHAHTEAYTLAMAAVLQQRLRRPALAERHAAELLSLAETHDLAFWRAAALLVLGWAQAARGEAQGLASIQGAVAVAALAMPSTEATFLSLLADALVALRRPREALERIEEALAKARLRLEHYLEPELWRLRALALIQLGAGRAEVRTAFAQGLRRARAMGAGLLLLRGLSSRLRWQQGGAAERALRGLLRRLPAAAGLADHRDAWQALTPGVGFNAASTPDT